One genomic window of Nicotiana sylvestris chromosome 10, ASM39365v2, whole genome shotgun sequence includes the following:
- the LOC104238361 gene encoding uncharacterized protein isoform X1 — protein MDNVPTAKTGSKPGRAQLYLATHTKKDGSYVNEEAKEICVLGKEHPGRVRCLGLGATPSNTFKEINLRLGNIRIVSNNVGCSSSGCQEKYNQLMNTLKAYMIMKERSIPEQFAGIFASPPTTPSNAANRPVSPTDARRSSGARNPSDSH, from the exons ATGGATAATGTTCCG ACGGCTAAGACAGGAAGTAAGCCTGGACGAGCACAACTTTATCTTGCTACACATACGAAAAAAGATGGATCATATGTAAATGAGGAGGCAAAAGAAATATGT GTGCTAGGCAAAGAACATCCTGGAAGGGTGAGATGTTTGGGATTAGGAGCTACTCCAAGCAATACTTTCAAAGAGATAAATCTTCGTCTTGGTAATATTAGAATTGTGAGTAATAATGTTGGATGTTCTTCTTCTGGATGCCAAGAGAAGTATAATCAATTGATGAATACTCTCAAAGCATACATGATAATGAAGGAAAGGTCAATACCAGAACAATTTGCTGGAATCTTTGCATCTCCTCCTACAACG CCAAGTAATGCAGCTAATAGACCCGTTTCACCGACGGATGCTAGAAGGTCTTCTGGCGCTAGAAATCCTAGTGACAGCCATTGA
- the LOC104238361 gene encoding uncharacterized protein isoform X2, whose amino-acid sequence MSESTVDESEISPNDLVGKVLGKEHPGRVRCLGLGATPSNTFKEINLRLGNIRIVSNNVGCSSSGCQEKYNQLMNTLKAYMIMKERSIPEQFAGIFASPPTTPSNAANRPVSPTDARRSSGARNPSDSH is encoded by the exons AtgagtgaaagtacagtggatgAGTCTGAAATTTCTCCAAATGACCTTGTTGGTAAGGTGCTAGGCAAAGAACATCCTGGAAGGGTGAGATGTTTGGGATTAGGAGCTACTCCAAGCAATACTTTCAAAGAGATAAATCTTCGTCTTGGTAATATTAGAATTGTGAGTAATAATGTTGGATGTTCTTCTTCTGGATGCCAAGAGAAGTATAATCAATTGATGAATACTCTCAAAGCATACATGATAATGAAGGAAAGGTCAATACCAGAACAATTTGCTGGAATCTTTGCATCTCCTCCTACAACG CCAAGTAATGCAGCTAATAGACCCGTTTCACCGACGGATGCTAGAAGGTCTTCTGGCGCTAGAAATCCTAGTGACAGCCATTGA